A genomic segment from Mucilaginibacter terrenus encodes:
- a CDS encoding TonB-dependent receptor, translating into MNKLLQLLFPLLFCAIAANAGNIKGHVYDKKTGEPLVGATVTLDKANKATSTGLDGSFELKNVPEGAASLRVSYITYKTVSREVNVTSATTTIKIYLEPGGKDLQEVTVRASNVNGASDRDARRIEQNANQVMNIVSGKAIEVSPDLTVANVMQRVSGVSIERNSNGDGQYAILRGMDKRYNYTLVNGVKIPSPDNRYRYVPLDLFPSDLLDRLEVYKTLTPNLEGDAVGGVVNMVMKNAPDHFQINANIAGGYNQLFFDRNFTSYDASGISHKSPYEINGRTYNATQNDFAKGTLDYTSKKPAPNVVGSMSIGQRFFDSKLGIIVAGSYQNTYRGSNSTFYNSSVDATDTYAKITSQSYREYSEQQKRLGLHGKVDYVFDKNNKISLYNVYVNLKNQQLRDQVNTTYNNIYTASGGDNAELVYSTRSRLTEQQIYNTTLHGDHKFFDSKFKVQWSGVYSSAQNEVPDNTTISLNGLRTNGVDTRLSLVNTNPVERRWERNTDEDKAGYLDLTYTVKSGENKIDFMAGGLYRDKQRSSFFNKYNLFTPLKADGKAPLYGVDFQNYTDLNLTVSNPQGGVANSLTYDASEKTGAGYGMFKLTSTKLEVIAGARVEHTDQGYSLLFPQGESRPTGSQVYTDVLPSATVKYHLTDKAQLHASYYKALNRPGFYEIVPSKVVNEEYEERGNPDLKRSLADNYDLRYELFPGASEQLLVGAFYKRIKDPIEYTFQPDAVRGQDIYYTPGNFGTANNYGAEIDYIKFFNKIGVKANYTYTHSRITTPKTSRRINSATGDIEPFLVNQSRPLYGQSEHIANLSVLYKDTKHGWDVQLAGAYTGPRINTVSQFLNNDLWQKGFIQVDASAEKRFRNNVSVFVKAGNIVNTPAKLYIKGTNPANNDIKEKLVSNGQTLIRADYYGQSYLLGVRYKFN; encoded by the coding sequence ATGAATAAACTTCTACAGCTCCTTTTTCCCCTACTATTTTGTGCGATAGCTGCAAACGCAGGCAATATAAAAGGCCACGTATATGATAAAAAAACCGGCGAGCCGCTTGTTGGTGCGACCGTCACTTTAGATAAAGCAAATAAAGCCACAAGCACCGGTCTGGACGGCTCATTCGAATTAAAGAACGTACCCGAAGGCGCTGCTAGCCTGCGCGTTTCGTACATAACATACAAAACAGTTTCGCGCGAGGTAAATGTAACATCGGCCACCACAACAATAAAAATATACCTTGAACCCGGCGGTAAGGACCTGCAGGAGGTGACTGTGCGCGCCAGCAATGTTAACGGAGCCAGCGACAGGGACGCACGCCGGATAGAGCAAAACGCTAATCAGGTGATGAACATTGTTTCGGGCAAAGCCATTGAGGTGTCGCCTGATCTTACTGTAGCCAACGTTATGCAGCGTGTTTCAGGGGTATCCATCGAGCGTAATAGCAACGGCGATGGCCAGTATGCTATACTGCGTGGTATGGACAAACGCTATAACTACACGCTGGTGAACGGCGTAAAAATTCCTAGTCCTGATAACAGGTACCGTTACGTACCGCTGGACCTTTTCCCATCAGACCTGCTGGACCGTTTAGAGGTTTACAAAACCCTTACGCCAAACCTGGAAGGTGATGCGGTTGGCGGCGTGGTTAACATGGTGATGAAGAACGCGCCGGATCACTTCCAGATAAATGCTAATATAGCAGGCGGTTATAATCAATTATTTTTCGACCGTAACTTTACCAGCTACGATGCATCAGGCATTAGCCACAAATCGCCTTATGAAATAAACGGCCGTACTTACAACGCAACTCAAAATGATTTTGCAAAAGGAACGCTCGACTACACCTCCAAAAAGCCGGCACCCAATGTGGTTGGCAGCATGTCTATCGGTCAGCGTTTCTTTGATAGTAAACTGGGCATTATAGTAGCGGGCAGCTACCAGAACACCTACCGTGGCAGCAACAGCACGTTCTACAATTCATCTGTTGATGCAACCGATACTTATGCCAAGATCACGAGCCAAAGCTACCGCGAGTATTCCGAGCAGCAGAAACGTTTAGGCTTGCACGGAAAAGTTGATTATGTTTTTGACAAGAACAACAAGATTAGCCTGTACAATGTGTACGTAAACCTTAAAAATCAGCAGCTGCGCGATCAGGTAAATACCACCTACAACAACATCTACACAGCAAGCGGCGGTGACAATGCCGAGCTGGTTTACAGCACCCGCAGCAGGTTAACAGAGCAACAGATATACAACACCACGCTGCATGGCGATCATAAGTTTTTTGACAGCAAGTTTAAAGTACAATGGTCTGGTGTGTATTCATCAGCTCAAAACGAAGTTCCGGATAATACTACGATAAGCTTGAACGGCTTACGCACCAATGGGGTGGATACTCGTTTGTCGCTGGTGAACACCAACCCGGTTGAGCGCCGCTGGGAACGCAATACAGATGAAGACAAAGCCGGTTACCTGGATTTGACTTACACTGTTAAAAGCGGCGAAAACAAGATAGACTTTATGGCCGGCGGTTTATACCGCGATAAGCAACGCAGCAGCTTCTTTAACAAATACAACCTCTTTACGCCGCTTAAAGCTGATGGTAAAGCACCATTATACGGAGTAGATTTCCAGAACTACACCGATCTTAACCTTACGGTAAGCAACCCTCAAGGTGGTGTGGCCAACTCACTTACCTATGATGCTTCGGAGAAAACCGGCGCAGGTTATGGCATGTTTAAACTTACCTCAACTAAGCTGGAGGTAATTGCAGGTGCAAGGGTAGAGCATACCGATCAGGGTTATAGCCTGTTGTTCCCGCAGGGTGAATCGCGCCCTACTGGTAGCCAGGTGTACACCGATGTTTTGCCAAGTGCAACAGTTAAGTACCACCTTACAGATAAAGCGCAGTTGCATGCATCGTATTACAAGGCACTAAACCGTCCTGGTTTTTATGAGATAGTACCAAGTAAGGTAGTGAACGAAGAATACGAGGAACGTGGTAACCCGGACCTTAAACGTTCCCTTGCAGACAACTACGATCTGCGTTACGAATTATTCCCGGGTGCGTCAGAACAGTTATTGGTAGGCGCGTTCTACAAACGCATAAAAGACCCTATTGAATACACTTTCCAGCCGGATGCAGTTCGCGGTCAGGATATTTATTACACACCGGGCAACTTTGGTACAGCCAACAACTACGGCGCGGAGATAGATTATATTAAGTTCTTCAATAAAATTGGTGTTAAAGCTAACTACACCTACACGCATTCACGTATTACTACCCCAAAAACGTCAAGAAGGATAAACTCTGCAACAGGCGACATCGAACCCTTCCTGGTAAATCAGTCACGCCCGCTTTATGGACAGTCTGAGCACATTGCAAACCTATCTGTGCTGTACAAGGACACGAAACATGGCTGGGATGTGCAGTTGGCAGGCGCTTACACCGGTCCGCGTATCAATACCGTATCGCAGTTCCTCAACAACGATTTATGGCAGAAAGGCTTTATACAGGTAGATGCCTCAGCCGAGAAACGCTTCAGGAACAACGTCAGCGTATTTGTAAAAGCAGGTAACATTGTGAACACACCTGCCAAGCTTTACATAAAAGGTACAAACCCCGCCAATAATGATATTAAAGAAAAGCTGGTATCTAACGGGCAGACTTTGATACGCGCCGATTATTACGGACAAAGCTATTTGCTGGGTGTGAGATATAAGTTCAACTAA